The DNA segment ATCTCACCAAAACTACGACCACGGCAATGATTGCTATCACAATGAACAAATTACTGATTTGCCGCCATAGGCCAGGTACGCCCCTCTTATGCAGTTGCTGCTGATTGACCTCAAAATTGGCTTTTACCGCATGAGGATCTGTCTTAGTTACAAAAGGTTGTTGATGATTTTCACTCATTGCCCTCACTCCTTAATATAAATTTTGGGAATATTATACCATGTTATCCAATCAACAGATTTTCCTTCAGAAACACCAACATCCGCCAGACTATGCCCAGCGGATGTTGGTGTTCACTGTTATATTATAGTTAGAAAGCACGAGATACAATAACCAAGAGGATGAACAGCACAAGTATTACCCCAGTAGAAGTCCAAAGCCCTCCATTACCAATTTCGCCCATAGGGATACCTCCTTTGCTCTTAAGTACATATTTAGCGTATTCAATTATGACTGCACGGTTTGGACAATTGAAAAAACTGTATTTTTATCCTATTTATCTTGCCCATGGCAAAAGTCGAGCTCATGAATACCTTTCCCCTCTCAGGGAACCCTAACTTTGGTTTCTAATTTAAACAACTACCTTAGGAGGAGTTTCCAGCATGCATCAAAATGTAAACCAGCAAATTCGCCAAATCGAGCAAACTATTCAGCAGCTTGAACAGCAGACCCGCCAAGCGACTACGATGTATCAGCAATTGATGGAGCAGGAGCAGCAAAACGCAATGCAGCTTGAAGAAATCGCTCAGCGTGAGCGGAAAGCTGCCCAACAAATCCAATCGGCACTACAAGGACATCAAACAGCCATGCACCAATACCAACAAATTTCGCAACTTGCCAATCAAATTGAGAATATCGTCAGCTCAAATGTCTCCCATTTCAGCAATCCTTCCAGCTATGCCCCATCTGGAATCGGACAGCGCTCTATAGGACAAAGCTATGGGCAACCTAGTTTTGGACAACAAGGCCTCGGGCAACAAAACTACGGGCAACCTAGTAATTTTGGTCAAAGCAGCTTCAATTCTTCTCAATCCAGCTCTTCTCCGGGACAAGGCATGCAATTACGCGGTTATCAATAATCTTATAAAAAGGCAGAACAAGATTTTCTTGATCTGCCTTTTTGTATGTTTACACGTGACTACATATGTGAGCACAACCTTCCTTCTGCGTGGTATAATTGGAAAATAATATGACCGACGGAGGAGAACATGAAATTTTTAATTCTCATCATTCTTTCCTGGCTCACGGGAAACATATTCATTTCCTTGCTTATTTTCCTAGCAATCCTGTACTTTCTGGACAGACGATTCATCGGCATTTTCCCTAGTCTAACCAAGCCCTTTCGCAGATCACGCCAGATCGCCCGCCTGCGGCAGCAGCTAGCCCTTAACTCTTTTGACGTCTCATCCAAAAGAGAGCTGGCAAGGCTGCTGCTTGACCGCAAAAAGTTTAAGGAAGCTCACAATCTGCTCCAAGAGGTTAAGTCTTCCTCCGACACTTCAGCAGAGTATTGGAGCGATCTGGGAGAAGCCCTGCTAGGGATGGGACAGTTGGAAGAAGGCGAGCAGCACATCCTTCATGCACTGAAGATCAATGAACGCGTTAAATACGGCCAGCCCTATTTAAGCTTAGCCATTGCATACCGCGAGAAGAACCCCGAAAAGGCGCTGCATTAT comes from the Paenibacillus lentus genome and includes:
- a CDS encoding dihydroorotate dehydrogenase, translated to MGEIGNGGLWTSTGVILVLFILLVIVSRAF
- a CDS encoding tetratricopeptide repeat protein; the encoded protein is MKFLILIILSWLTGNIFISLLIFLAILYFLDRRFIGIFPSLTKPFRRSRQIARLRQQLALNSFDVSSKRELARLLLDRKKFKEAHNLLQEVKSSSDTSAEYWSDLGEALLGMGQLEEGEQHILHALKINERVKYGQPYLSLAIAYREKNPEKALHYTELFGEHYSSSSEAYYLIGSLYQSLNRKEEAKRAWDESIAIYRTLPKYKKRDERKWAWKSNFKKLIQ